A region of Paractinoplanes abujensis DNA encodes the following proteins:
- the zwf gene encoding glucose-6-phosphate dehydrogenase gives MDNAPQLIQERSAPPATLVIFGASGDLTRRKLLPAVESLARHNRLPSQFALVGVARTPMGDEQFADSALGDRSLLDKPQLQGGIRYVSGGYDDPDTYKRLAETLDGLDAERGTSGNRLFYLSTPAEAFEPVINGLAGAGLNHAREGSFSRLVIEKPYGRDLPSARELDAVVHGSFDEPQVFRIDHYLGKDTVQNVLALRFANSIFQPIWDRSWVDHVQITVAETLGVGTRGGFYEHAGAMRDIVQNHVLQVLALALMEPPASFEAEGLRNEKVKLLQAIRLPTNRDIADLAVRGQYTRGGTRNDLMAGYREEVGVDPLSRTETYAAMRLNVDNWRWAGVPFYVRTGKRLPARVTEVALQFQRPPHLPIPQDQLTGLEADALILRIQPNEGISLRFGAKVPGHSFRVRTASMDFSYEQTFAEESPEAYERLLLDALLGDPTLFIRSDEVEQSWRVVDPIIEHWASDNSPIPTYEAASWGPADADRLIGRSGRAWKNSI, from the coding sequence ATGGACAACGCCCCTCAGCTCATCCAGGAGCGCAGCGCCCCGCCCGCCACGCTGGTGATCTTCGGCGCCTCGGGTGACCTCACGCGCCGCAAGCTCCTCCCGGCCGTGGAGAGCCTCGCCCGGCACAATCGCCTGCCCAGCCAGTTCGCCCTGGTCGGCGTGGCCCGCACGCCGATGGGCGACGAGCAGTTCGCGGACAGCGCGCTGGGCGACCGCAGCCTGCTCGACAAACCCCAGCTTCAAGGCGGAATCCGGTATGTTTCGGGCGGCTACGACGACCCCGACACCTACAAGCGGCTGGCCGAGACCCTCGACGGGCTCGACGCCGAGCGCGGCACCTCCGGCAACCGCCTGTTCTACCTGTCCACCCCGGCCGAGGCCTTCGAGCCGGTGATCAACGGGCTGGCCGGCGCCGGGCTCAACCACGCGCGTGAGGGCTCCTTCTCGCGGCTGGTCATCGAGAAGCCGTACGGGCGGGACCTGCCGAGCGCCCGTGAGCTCGACGCCGTCGTGCACGGCTCGTTCGACGAGCCCCAGGTCTTCCGCATCGACCACTACCTGGGCAAAGACACCGTGCAGAACGTGCTCGCGCTGCGCTTCGCCAACTCCATCTTCCAGCCGATCTGGGACCGTTCCTGGGTCGACCACGTGCAGATCACCGTGGCCGAGACCCTCGGCGTGGGCACCCGCGGCGGCTTCTACGAGCACGCCGGCGCGATGCGCGACATCGTGCAGAACCACGTGCTGCAGGTGCTCGCGCTCGCCCTCATGGAGCCGCCGGCGTCGTTCGAGGCCGAGGGCCTGCGCAACGAGAAGGTGAAGCTGCTCCAGGCGATCCGGCTGCCCACCAACCGCGACATCGCCGACCTCGCCGTGCGCGGGCAGTACACGCGCGGTGGCACCCGGAACGACCTGATGGCCGGTTACCGCGAGGAAGTGGGCGTCGACCCCCTTTCCCGTACGGAGACGTACGCGGCCATGCGGCTCAACGTCGACAACTGGCGCTGGGCCGGCGTGCCGTTCTACGTGCGTACGGGAAAGCGGTTGCCGGCCCGGGTGACCGAGGTGGCCCTGCAGTTCCAGCGGCCGCCGCACCTGCCGATCCCGCAGGACCAGCTGACCGGGCTCGAGGCTGACGCGCTCATTCTGCGGATCCAGCCCAACGAGGGCATCTCGCTGCGCTTCGGGGCCAAGGTGCCGGGCCACTCGTTCCGGGTGCGCACGGCGTCCATGGATTTCTCGTACGAGCAGACGTTCGCCGAGGAGTCCCCCGAGGCCTACGAGCGGCTGCTGCTCGACGCGCTGCTGGGCGACCCCACGCTGTTCATCCGCAGCGACGAGGTCGAGCAGTCGTGGCGCGTGGTCGACCCGATCATCGAGCACTGGGCGTCGGACAACTCGCCGATCCCGACCTACGAGGCGGCCTCGTGGGGCCCGGCCGACGCCGACCGGCTGATCGGACGCTCGGGCCGGGCCTGGAAGAACAGCATTTAA
- a CDS encoding DUF1501 domain-containing protein, with translation MFDCGEATLSRRGLLGAATLAGLAGAGVSTQLAYAAPGYTGDTLVVLSLHGGFDGLSALAPIGDPDYYKARPTIGVPKAQVIAGDGTFGLHPALAPLLPLWQSGQLAGVHAVGQPNPTRSHFAAMEAMENAAPGTSIRSGWLERMLGASGAAGALAGVSVGHAMPNRLFAGPTPAVSMAAVDKFTLAGDSAKRPVAAALRAMYADAPQLLSAPALAADGALTATAGVRATPYTPAATYPATELGNALRDVARLIKAGVGLATAAVDCGDWDMHEGLGTAAKGQRMYDNLTDLATALAAFAADLGPEGMKSVTLLTISEFGRRVQENGSRGADHGHGNAMLLLGGGVKGGRVYAKWPGLAPAALVAGDLAATTDYRAVIGEILQKRCGFGSLSQVFPSVPPSTFGLVSAR, from the coding sequence ATGTTCGACTGCGGAGAGGCGACCCTGTCGCGCCGGGGCCTGCTCGGCGCGGCCACCCTGGCCGGTCTGGCCGGTGCGGGCGTGTCGACCCAGCTCGCGTACGCGGCCCCGGGTTACACCGGCGACACGCTCGTGGTGCTCTCGTTGCACGGCGGCTTCGACGGGCTGTCGGCGCTGGCCCCGATCGGCGACCCCGACTACTACAAGGCGCGCCCCACCATCGGCGTGCCCAAGGCGCAGGTCATCGCCGGGGACGGCACGTTCGGCCTGCACCCGGCGCTGGCCCCGCTGCTGCCGCTGTGGCAGAGCGGGCAGCTCGCCGGCGTGCACGCGGTGGGCCAGCCCAACCCGACCCGTTCCCACTTCGCCGCCATGGAGGCCATGGAGAACGCGGCCCCCGGCACCTCGATCCGCAGCGGCTGGCTGGAGCGCATGCTCGGCGCGTCCGGTGCCGCGGGCGCCCTGGCCGGGGTGTCGGTCGGCCACGCCATGCCCAACCGCCTGTTCGCCGGGCCCACCCCGGCGGTGTCGATGGCCGCGGTCGACAAGTTCACGCTGGCCGGCGACTCGGCCAAACGTCCCGTGGCGGCGGCGCTGCGGGCCATGTACGCCGACGCGCCCCAGCTGCTGTCGGCTCCCGCCCTGGCCGCCGACGGCGCGCTGACCGCGACCGCGGGTGTGCGCGCGACCCCGTACACGCCCGCCGCGACCTACCCGGCCACCGAGCTGGGCAACGCCCTGCGCGACGTGGCCCGGCTGATCAAAGCCGGCGTGGGCCTGGCCACGGCCGCGGTCGACTGCGGCGACTGGGACATGCACGAGGGTCTGGGCACGGCGGCCAAGGGCCAGCGCATGTACGACAACCTGACCGACCTGGCCACGGCCCTGGCGGCGTTCGCGGCCGACCTCGGACCCGAGGGCATGAAGTCGGTGACGCTGCTGACGATCAGCGAGTTCGGCCGGCGCGTCCAGGAGAACGGTTCCCGCGGCGCCGACCACGGGCACGGCAACGCGATGCTGCTGCTCGGCGGCGGGGTCAAAGGCGGCCGGGTGTACGCCAAGTGGCCCGGGCTGGCCCCGGCCGCGCTCGTGGCGGGTGACCTCGCCGCCACCACCGACTACCGGGCTGTGATCGGTGAGATCCTGCAGAAGCGCTGCGGCTTCGGCTCGTTGTCGCAGGTCTTCCCGTCGGTCCCGCCTTCGACGTTCGGCCTCGTGTCGGCGCGCTGA
- a CDS encoding PPC domain-containing protein — protein sequence MRRSIATVSVAVLGLALMAPGAAQAEPKPAPTELSPADQASLAAGVGIAPKAPYGAKPKGPNPFLAEVPDPAKVDYSGWVNYMKSQSKAKAATRTKAKEAKAAKAAATPAVVVDEDELPGTSGGNDIPVNAQRITGYGTGSGQFSKIRILGSLDNETVATPTVAPAPEDDGSITLAGDTGIGAGTRRGAVVNSQIGDGPHGRQTGDGSNDFDFFKITAQAGKVLTIQTATPTGPLDTVLQLFAPDGTLLAVNDDFGGFDSKITYRVPATGVFYAAVAAYGGLPADPFDSGSGGGIGDPTPPTEGPYTLTTTVGGVDEDFFAIKLKAGDVLGASVTGSATYLTVYDTVPREAHGSRQDASYIYPVDSPLPAGGNAVTDYVATKAGWHYVGVASGSGAYDITVEAYRPVLQGAKPVQTLYLDFDGARVNTGVFGGAGNRDLSPLAAFLTSWGLTRADEDALIDAVVAGVTENIKRDLEESGLNSKFKIKIANSKDNADTWGKANVSRVVVGGTIDESGVDTIGIAQSIDPGNFETEETALVLLDVLSSPADSTPASLNTYIGPESNRLAFVAQGLSNVIAHEAGHFFGNFHTDNQDELPNLMDAGGTGFGTLFGVGPDGVGGTADDVDVDFGDSTFLPAEGFTGIEDTLGRIVFGVTS from the coding sequence ATGCGAAGAAGCATCGCGACCGTCTCTGTCGCCGTTCTGGGGCTTGCTCTGATGGCTCCGGGGGCCGCTCAGGCCGAACCGAAACCGGCGCCCACCGAGTTGAGCCCGGCCGATCAGGCCTCGCTCGCCGCGGGTGTCGGGATCGCGCCCAAGGCGCCGTACGGGGCGAAGCCCAAGGGGCCGAACCCGTTCCTGGCCGAGGTGCCCGACCCGGCCAAGGTCGACTATTCGGGCTGGGTCAACTACATGAAGTCCCAGTCCAAGGCCAAGGCCGCGACCCGGACCAAGGCGAAGGAGGCAAAGGCCGCGAAGGCCGCCGCCACCCCGGCGGTCGTGGTCGACGAGGACGAGTTGCCCGGCACCTCCGGCGGCAACGACATCCCCGTCAACGCGCAGCGGATCACCGGCTACGGCACCGGCTCGGGTCAGTTCTCGAAGATCCGCATCTTGGGCAGCTTGGACAATGAGACAGTGGCCACGCCGACGGTCGCCCCGGCGCCCGAGGACGACGGTTCGATCACGTTGGCCGGTGACACCGGGATCGGCGCCGGCACGCGGCGCGGCGCCGTGGTCAATTCGCAGATCGGTGACGGGCCGCACGGGCGGCAGACCGGTGACGGCAGCAACGACTTCGACTTCTTCAAGATCACCGCACAGGCCGGCAAGGTCCTGACGATCCAGACCGCGACCCCGACCGGGCCGTTGGACACCGTCCTGCAGCTGTTCGCGCCGGACGGCACCCTGCTCGCGGTCAACGACGACTTCGGCGGCTTCGACAGCAAGATCACATACCGGGTGCCCGCGACCGGCGTCTTCTACGCGGCCGTCGCGGCGTACGGTGGCCTGCCCGCCGACCCGTTCGACTCGGGCAGCGGCGGCGGCATCGGCGACCCGACCCCGCCCACCGAGGGCCCGTACACGCTGACCACCACCGTCGGCGGCGTCGACGAGGACTTCTTCGCGATCAAGCTGAAGGCGGGCGACGTGCTCGGCGCGTCGGTGACCGGCTCGGCTACGTACCTGACCGTCTACGACACCGTGCCGCGGGAGGCGCACGGTTCACGTCAGGACGCGTCGTACATCTACCCGGTCGACTCGCCGCTGCCCGCCGGTGGCAACGCGGTCACCGATTACGTCGCGACCAAGGCCGGCTGGCACTACGTCGGCGTGGCCAGCGGTTCCGGGGCGTACGACATCACGGTCGAGGCTTACCGCCCGGTGCTGCAGGGCGCCAAGCCGGTGCAGACGCTCTACCTGGACTTCGACGGCGCGCGGGTCAACACCGGCGTGTTCGGCGGCGCGGGCAACCGGGACCTGAGCCCGCTCGCGGCGTTCCTGACCAGTTGGGGTCTGACCCGTGCCGACGAGGACGCGCTGATCGACGCCGTCGTGGCCGGGGTCACCGAGAACATCAAGCGTGACCTCGAGGAGAGCGGCCTCAACAGCAAGTTCAAAATCAAGATCGCGAACAGCAAGGACAACGCCGACACGTGGGGCAAGGCCAACGTCAGCCGGGTCGTCGTGGGCGGCACGATCGACGAGTCGGGTGTCGACACCATCGGCATCGCGCAGAGCATCGACCCGGGCAACTTCGAGACCGAGGAGACCGCTCTGGTGCTGCTGGACGTGCTGAGCTCACCGGCCGATTCGACGCCGGCCTCGCTCAACACGTACATCGGGCCGGAGAGCAACCGCCTCGCGTTCGTGGCCCAGGGCCTGAGCAACGTGATCGCGCACGAGGCCGGGCACTTCTTCGGCAACTTCCACACCGACAACCAGGATGAGCTGCCCAACCTGATGGACGCGGGCGGCACCGGCTTCGGCACGCTGTTCGGTGTCGGACCGGACGGTGTCGGCGGCACGGCCGACGACGTCGACGTCGACTTCGGCGACAGCACGTTCCTGCCGGCCGAGGGCTTCACCGGCATCGAGGACACGCTGGGCCGCATCGTGTTCGGCGTGACCAGCTAA
- a CDS encoding DUF2252 domain-containing protein, whose amino-acid sequence MEPATGHVVLDAAVDEGFASLRMQARPRAERYEVGRSLRERAHRSDMAHWAVPDGRVDPVTQIMHANLGRQAWLVPVRVGRMIQSPYAYLRGSANVMADDFASLPATGITPVICGDAHLGNFGFYASPERELVFDLNDFDEAHPGAWEWDLRRLVTSVYVAGRQNGFKESACAEAVHHCVEEYQDQIGHLAELPLLARSFDQMDVDRLRSAATRASFRAEIDRAARRARRRTSDRALPRFTERRDGTAKLVEEPPLITRPSELEAEQLAEALDGYLNTLPPHWARILAGYRIVDIAHKVVGVGSVGLRAYVALCEGSSPSDVVFLQLKQARRSVIAHHQHGDAAWHRHQGQRVVEYQQALQTVSDPLLGWATVGDQQFYVRQFRDMKGAIVVEDIDARALADYAGICGYLLAKSHARTSGASMISGYIGSSDKMADALCRFARSYADQVESDHAALVAAVRQGILPAELA is encoded by the coding sequence ATGGAACCAGCAACTGGACATGTCGTCCTCGACGCCGCCGTCGACGAAGGCTTCGCCTCCCTGCGGATGCAGGCCCGGCCCCGCGCCGAGCGGTACGAGGTGGGCCGGTCGCTGCGCGAACGCGCACACCGCTCGGACATGGCCCACTGGGCGGTTCCCGACGGCCGGGTCGACCCGGTCACCCAGATCATGCACGCCAACCTGGGCCGCCAGGCCTGGCTCGTGCCCGTCCGCGTCGGCCGGATGATCCAATCCCCGTACGCGTACCTGCGCGGCTCGGCCAACGTGATGGCCGACGACTTCGCCTCCCTGCCCGCCACCGGCATCACCCCCGTCATCTGCGGCGACGCCCACCTGGGCAACTTCGGCTTCTACGCCTCACCCGAACGCGAGCTCGTGTTCGACCTCAACGACTTCGACGAGGCCCACCCCGGCGCCTGGGAATGGGACCTGCGCCGGCTCGTGACCAGCGTGTACGTGGCCGGCCGGCAGAACGGCTTCAAGGAGAGCGCCTGCGCCGAAGCCGTGCACCACTGCGTCGAGGAATACCAGGACCAGATCGGGCACCTGGCCGAACTGCCGCTGCTGGCCCGCTCGTTCGACCAGATGGACGTGGACCGCCTCCGCTCCGCGGCCACCCGGGCCAGCTTCCGCGCCGAGATCGACCGCGCCGCCCGCCGCGCCCGCCGCCGCACCAGCGACCGCGCGCTACCCCGGTTCACCGAACGCCGCGACGGCACAGCCAAGCTCGTCGAGGAACCACCGCTGATCACCCGGCCCAGCGAGCTGGAAGCCGAACAGCTGGCCGAAGCCCTGGACGGCTACCTGAACACGCTGCCACCCCACTGGGCCCGCATCCTGGCCGGCTACCGCATCGTCGACATCGCCCACAAAGTCGTCGGCGTCGGCTCCGTCGGCCTGCGCGCCTACGTGGCCCTGTGCGAAGGCAGCAGCCCCTCCGACGTGGTCTTCCTGCAACTCAAACAGGCCCGCCGCTCAGTGATCGCCCACCACCAGCACGGCGACGCCGCCTGGCACCGCCACCAAGGCCAACGGGTGGTCGAATACCAGCAGGCCCTGCAGACGGTCTCCGACCCGTTGCTGGGCTGGGCCACCGTGGGCGACCAGCAGTTCTACGTACGGCAGTTCCGCGACATGAAAGGCGCCATCGTCGTCGAGGACATCGACGCCCGCGCCCTGGCCGACTACGCCGGCATCTGCGGTTACCTGCTGGCCAAATCCCACGCCCGCACCAGCGGAGCCTCGATGATCTCCGGCTACATCGGCAGCAGCGACAAGATGGCCGACGCATTGTGCCGTTTCGCCCGCTCCTACGCCGACCAGGTGGAGAGCGACCACGCGGCGTTGGTCGCGGCCGTACGCCAGGGAATTCTGCCGGCCGAACTTGCCTGA
- a CDS encoding DUF1800 domain-containing protein: MTTRRTLLAAAGAATVAAIAVAAPAEAATAPLAAASLVSDDPIAHLVRRATFGPTPELLAEARTLGASAWLDRQLDPARISDPVCDELMSRLPLAGASIPAVRGRIAKNSYDGFKQLGRAAVARAAWSNRQLFEMTVAFFANHLHVAAPSSQTWDSRSDYDAQVIRKHAFGRFADMLKASMKHPAMLSYLDNRSSTKSRPNENYARELMELHTVGLVYSEADVYAGARLLTGLTVNKTNGLFLYDPKLHMTGEVSILGFKHANATAAAGESAAMAFADHLAMHPATAQRLATKLCQRFVADVAPASLVTKLAKVYLDHKTAIKPVLKALFTSPEFAAAIGQKTRTPLEDLTATIRTLGLGPEKSGLQLLDALYNGLVYAGNAPFRWAPPNGYPDVAAAWASPSGFLMRCNNHLNLAAGWYPSWFTRPADMLKSLVPTLPGSYGALVDALAVRLIGAKLPASHTAAVLSVAGKLPTSPLTASDKSLAGHAPYLIALVLDAPSFQVR; this comes from the coding sequence ATGACGACCCGACGCACGCTCCTCGCCGCCGCCGGTGCCGCCACTGTCGCCGCCATCGCCGTCGCGGCTCCGGCCGAGGCTGCCACCGCCCCGCTCGCCGCCGCTTCCCTGGTCAGCGACGACCCGATCGCGCACCTCGTCCGCCGGGCCACGTTCGGTCCCACCCCGGAGCTGCTGGCCGAGGCCCGTACGCTCGGCGCCTCCGCCTGGCTGGACCGCCAGCTCGACCCGGCCAGGATCAGCGACCCGGTCTGCGACGAGCTGATGAGCCGGCTGCCGCTGGCCGGTGCGAGCATTCCCGCCGTACGGGGAAGGATCGCCAAGAACTCGTACGACGGTTTCAAGCAGCTGGGCCGGGCCGCCGTGGCCCGCGCCGCGTGGAGCAACCGGCAGCTGTTCGAAATGACCGTCGCGTTCTTCGCCAACCACCTGCACGTGGCCGCGCCGTCGAGCCAGACCTGGGACAGCCGTTCCGACTACGACGCCCAGGTCATCCGCAAGCACGCGTTCGGTCGTTTCGCCGACATGCTCAAGGCGTCGATGAAGCACCCGGCGATGCTCAGCTACCTCGACAACCGCTCGTCGACCAAGTCGCGTCCCAACGAGAACTACGCGCGCGAGCTGATGGAGCTGCACACCGTCGGGCTGGTCTACTCCGAGGCCGACGTCTACGCCGGCGCGCGCCTGCTCACCGGTCTCACCGTCAACAAGACCAACGGCCTTTTCCTGTACGACCCCAAGCTGCACATGACCGGCGAGGTGTCGATCCTCGGCTTCAAGCACGCCAACGCCACCGCCGCGGCCGGGGAGTCGGCCGCCATGGCGTTCGCCGACCACCTGGCCATGCACCCGGCGACCGCGCAGCGTCTGGCCACCAAGCTGTGCCAGCGGTTCGTGGCCGACGTCGCGCCGGCCTCACTGGTCACCAAGCTCGCGAAGGTCTACCTGGACCACAAGACGGCCATCAAGCCGGTGCTCAAGGCCCTGTTCACCTCGCCCGAGTTCGCGGCCGCGATCGGTCAGAAGACCCGTACGCCCCTGGAGGACCTGACCGCCACGATCCGGACGCTCGGGCTGGGACCGGAGAAGTCGGGCCTGCAGCTGCTCGACGCGCTCTACAACGGCCTGGTCTACGCGGGCAACGCGCCGTTCCGGTGGGCCCCGCCGAACGGCTACCCCGACGTGGCCGCGGCCTGGGCGTCGCCGTCCGGTTTCCTGATGCGCTGCAACAACCACCTGAACCTGGCCGCGGGCTGGTACCCGAGCTGGTTCACCCGTCCCGCCGACATGCTGAAGTCGCTGGTTCCGACGCTGCCGGGCAGCTACGGGGCGCTGGTCGACGCTTTGGCCGTACGGCTGATCGGGGCCAAGTTGCCGGCCTCGCACACGGCCGCCGTGCTCAGTGTCGCGGGCAAGCTGCCGACCAGTCCTCTGACCGCATCCGACAAGTCGCTCGCCGGCCACGCGCCGTACCTGATCGCGCTGGTCCTCGACGCGCCCTCGTTCCAGGTGAGGTGA
- a CDS encoding STAS domain-containing protein, which yields MQVSVAHHPPNTAVLVLRGSLDIDTAPVLKANLTRLVDRPSPRVVVDVSGLDFCDSMGVGVLVTAHGRATERDGWVRLAAPSGFLRRLFDTLGLTDYLALFPDVETALKD from the coding sequence ATGCAGGTCTCGGTCGCGCACCACCCGCCGAACACGGCCGTGCTGGTGCTGCGTGGTTCACTCGACATCGACACCGCGCCCGTTCTCAAGGCGAACCTGACCCGGCTCGTCGACCGCCCCTCACCCCGGGTGGTCGTCGACGTCTCGGGGCTGGATTTCTGCGACTCCATGGGGGTCGGGGTGCTGGTCACCGCGCACGGCCGCGCCACCGAACGCGACGGGTGGGTGCGACTGGCCGCGCCGTCCGGCTTCCTGCGCCGCCTCTTCGACACCCTGGGCCTGACCGACTACCTGGCCCTGTTCCCGGACGTGGAAACGGCTCTCAAGGACTGA
- a CDS encoding MFS transporter, which yields MTGGRRAFFIAGGYAAQGLGYAALVTALPQLKERQGVDDTFVSVILLLVCVAAAGGSVLADRVAARLGSRYALAGGLLTVAVGLGLTTVRTPVVLFTAVLILYGVGLGAVDASLTMQGVLVQARLGRSVLNRLFAAYTAAAIAAALLMSAFAAGGAGASVAVGVAALFALLYVVSAWRFLEPARTVLEGVERPAERTRPIIWICGAFVLTGFLADSAVSTWSSIYLDDSLAAPAAVVPLGYAAYQATVLLSRLAGDHLVPRIGRTVAVTGALLVCAFGCALVTVVPTIGAAITGFALTGLGVGLLIPLAFSAAGEATPGHSDAVLARVNLFNYAGALLGAVVIGALSEPIGLRWAFLVPVLGLLLTLPVVRALRHLPTAASSHPAIVPN from the coding sequence ATGACCGGTGGACGGCGGGCGTTCTTCATCGCCGGCGGCTACGCGGCCCAGGGCCTCGGCTACGCCGCCCTGGTGACGGCGTTGCCGCAGCTCAAAGAACGCCAAGGCGTCGACGACACGTTCGTCTCGGTGATCCTGCTGCTGGTCTGCGTGGCCGCGGCCGGCGGCTCCGTGCTGGCCGACCGGGTGGCGGCCCGCCTGGGCAGCCGCTACGCCCTGGCCGGCGGTCTGCTCACGGTGGCCGTGGGGCTGGGCCTGACCACCGTACGGACCCCGGTCGTGCTTTTCACGGCGGTGCTCATCCTGTACGGGGTGGGGCTGGGCGCGGTCGACGCCAGCCTCACCATGCAGGGCGTCCTGGTGCAGGCCAGGCTGGGCCGCAGCGTGCTCAACCGGCTGTTCGCGGCGTACACGGCCGCCGCCATCGCCGCGGCCCTGCTGATGTCCGCGTTCGCGGCCGGCGGGGCCGGCGCCTCGGTGGCGGTCGGGGTGGCCGCGCTCTTCGCTCTCCTCTACGTCGTGTCGGCCTGGCGTTTCCTGGAACCCGCGCGCACCGTCCTCGAAGGCGTGGAACGTCCCGCCGAACGCACCCGCCCCATCATCTGGATCTGCGGCGCGTTCGTCCTCACCGGTTTCCTGGCCGACTCCGCGGTCAGCACGTGGAGCTCCATCTACCTGGACGACTCGCTGGCCGCCCCGGCCGCCGTGGTCCCCCTCGGCTACGCCGCCTACCAGGCCACGGTGCTGCTGTCCCGCCTGGCCGGCGACCACCTGGTGCCCCGCATCGGCCGCACCGTGGCCGTGACCGGGGCGCTGCTGGTCTGCGCCTTCGGATGCGCCCTGGTCACGGTCGTGCCGACCATCGGGGCGGCGATCACCGGGTTCGCCCTGACCGGCCTGGGCGTGGGCCTGCTGATCCCGCTGGCCTTCAGCGCCGCCGGCGAAGCCACCCCCGGCCACAGCGACGCGGTGCTGGCCCGGGTCAACCTGTTCAACTACGCCGGGGCGCTGCTGGGCGCGGTGGTGATCGGAGCCCTGTCCGAACCGATCGGGCTGCGGTGGGCGTTCCTGGTCCCCGTTCTGGGCCTGCTGCTGACGCTGCCGGTGGTGCGCGCCCTGCGCCACCTGCCAACCGCGGCGTCGAGCCACCCGGCCATCGTCCCGAACTGA
- a CDS encoding ROK family protein: MDQAESVRTPASWVVVGLDNGGTCNNATVLDATGRYLVDNLVENPSLVTEGPESAIEQLAAAFHNILDLTRTPLTLVRAVGLDTPGPASATGVISSKGATNFSMVSWHGFDIRSALEARIGLPVFYLNDANAAALYAHHRLFGAEAMTKSSAAAIVGTGLGGGVVVDGRVVSGAAGMAGELGHVQIPLHGVLEVGQPVPECNCGFAGDVESIASLTGIKKNLLPYWLTRFPDHPLAALPLPQAAKQLRSYAEKEDPLALAVFEQQAKAIGKLFTIAANFTDPDAYLLGGGVVEAAPKFRQWFLNTVRDNTQLRAEQSAAATFALVADLDMAGARGAAVAALEAVQPA; this comes from the coding sequence GTGGATCAGGCTGAATCGGTACGCACCCCCGCCTCCTGGGTCGTTGTCGGGCTCGACAACGGCGGCACCTGCAACAACGCCACCGTCCTGGACGCGACCGGTCGATATCTGGTCGACAACCTGGTCGAAAACCCCAGCCTGGTCACCGAGGGCCCGGAGTCGGCGATCGAGCAGCTCGCGGCGGCCTTCCACAACATCCTCGACCTGACCCGCACGCCGCTGACCCTCGTACGCGCGGTCGGGCTCGACACGCCCGGCCCGGCCAGCGCGACCGGCGTCATCTCGTCCAAGGGCGCGACCAACTTCAGCATGGTCTCGTGGCACGGCTTCGACATCCGCAGCGCGCTCGAGGCGCGGATCGGCCTGCCCGTCTTCTACCTCAACGACGCCAACGCCGCCGCCCTCTACGCGCACCACCGGCTCTTCGGCGCCGAGGCGATGACCAAGTCGTCGGCCGCCGCGATCGTCGGCACCGGCCTGGGCGGCGGCGTGGTCGTCGACGGGCGCGTGGTCAGCGGCGCGGCGGGCATGGCGGGCGAACTCGGCCACGTGCAGATCCCGCTGCACGGCGTGCTCGAAGTGGGCCAGCCCGTCCCCGAATGCAACTGCGGCTTCGCGGGTGACGTGGAGAGCATCGCCTCGCTCACCGGCATCAAGAAGAACCTGCTGCCGTACTGGCTGACCCGCTTCCCCGACCACCCACTGGCGGCCCTGCCCCTGCCGCAGGCGGCCAAGCAGCTGCGCTCGTACGCCGAGAAGGAGGACCCGCTGGCCCTGGCGGTCTTCGAGCAGCAGGCCAAGGCGATCGGCAAGCTGTTCACCATCGCGGCCAACTTCACCGACCCCGACGCGTACCTGCTGGGTGGCGGGGTCGTGGAGGCCGCACCCAAGTTCCGGCAGTGGTTCCTCAACACGGTCCGGGACAACACCCAGCTGCGCGCCGAGCAGTCCGCCGCGGCCACGTTCGCCCTGGTCGCCGACCTCGACATGGCGGGCGCCCGGGGAGCCGCCGTGGCCGCCCTGGAAGCCGTGCAACCCGCCTGA
- a CDS encoding peroxiredoxin: protein MSINAGDVVEDFELEDQNGVPRRLSALLAEGPVVLFFYPAALSTGCTAEACTFRDLGAEFREAGAQRVGISRDKPEKQKQFSDKHSFDYPLLSDPDGKVASAMGVKRKLPLGPLSTKRMTFVIDTDRRVLEVIHSETNMNDHAARALEALAARKSA from the coding sequence GTGAGCATTAACGCAGGTGACGTCGTCGAAGACTTCGAGCTGGAAGATCAGAATGGCGTCCCGCGCCGGCTGAGCGCGCTGCTCGCCGAGGGCCCGGTGGTGCTGTTCTTCTATCCGGCCGCGCTCAGCACGGGCTGCACCGCCGAGGCGTGCACCTTCCGCGATCTGGGGGCCGAGTTCCGCGAGGCGGGCGCGCAGCGGGTCGGCATCAGCCGGGACAAGCCGGAGAAGCAGAAGCAGTTCTCCGACAAGCACAGCTTCGACTACCCGCTGCTCAGCGACCCCGACGGCAAGGTCGCGTCGGCCATGGGCGTCAAGCGCAAGCTGCCGCTGGGCCCGCTCAGCACGAAGCGGATGACCTTCGTGATCGACACGGATCGCCGCGTCCTCGAGGTCATCCACTCCGAGACGAACATGAACGACCACGCGGCGAGAGCTCTGGAAGCCCTCGCCGCGCGCAAGTCCGCTTAA